In a genomic window of Nostoc sp. UHCC 0870:
- a CDS encoding response regulator — protein sequence MADTISDIQTNHRPMATLERPKKLKILVVDDEPDNLDLLYRTFRRDFNVLKADSGINALEVLALEGEVAVIISDQRMPEMKGTEFLSKTVPQFPDTVRIILTGFTDIEDLVEAINAGQVYKYITKPWDPSELKAVVQRAAETYDLLKQRTEELRRANAQMSLLTVLVQVTQAAQSLEAILTPIATAFCDSFAADICIVQLVEGQTLSATQGFYCPEGGIQNWLGQDPLTSEAIATGKIQVSLNIAKDAKLAGVTHYQESGIQAHLVIPITYRNEMLGVLSLLWKQPSFLREDELNLIHLSAELVAIALTSSQCHQAKV from the coding sequence ATGGCTGACACTATTTCCGATATCCAGACAAATCATCGTCCAATGGCAACTTTAGAAAGACCTAAAAAGCTCAAAATCTTAGTAGTTGATGATGAACCGGATAACCTAGATTTACTTTATCGCACCTTTCGCCGAGATTTTAATGTCCTCAAAGCTGATAGTGGCATTAATGCCTTAGAAGTATTGGCACTAGAAGGGGAAGTGGCAGTAATTATCTCTGACCAACGGATGCCAGAAATGAAGGGTACGGAGTTTCTCAGTAAAACTGTACCACAGTTTCCTGATACGGTGCGGATAATTCTCACGGGATTTACTGATATTGAAGACTTGGTGGAAGCCATTAATGCCGGACAGGTATATAAGTATATTACTAAGCCTTGGGACCCTAGTGAACTCAAAGCCGTTGTGCAACGGGCCGCAGAAACCTATGACTTGCTCAAGCAACGTACAGAAGAACTACGCCGTGCTAATGCTCAAATGTCACTCCTAACTGTTTTGGTACAAGTGACTCAAGCCGCCCAAAGTTTAGAAGCTATTCTCACACCTATCGCTACAGCTTTTTGTGACAGTTTTGCGGCTGATATCTGTATTGTGCAACTGGTAGAAGGGCAAACACTGTCAGCCACCCAAGGATTTTACTGTCCTGAAGGTGGTATCCAAAATTGGTTGGGGCAAGATCCACTGACAAGTGAAGCGATCGCCACTGGTAAAATTCAAGTTTCCTTAAATATTGCCAAAGACGCAAAACTAGCTGGTGTGACTCATTACCAAGAAAGCGGCATCCAAGCGCATTTAGTCATCCCCATTACCTACCGAAATGAAATGTTAGGGGTGTTATCTCTCCTGTGGAAACAACCAAGCTTTTTAAGAGAGGATGAACTAAACCTGATTCATTTATCGGCGGAACTAGTAGCGATCGCCTTAACTAGTAGTCAATGTCATCAAGCAAAAGTTTAA
- a CDS encoding efflux RND transporter permease subunit, which yields MLNSILKWSIVQRWLVVLGAVVVTFLGVYNLTQMPLDVFPDFAPPQVEIQTEAPGLAPEEVESLVTLPIESSVNGTPGVETVRSSSAVGISVVKVIFKWGTNVYQARQLVTERLQQVQEKLPSGIENPQISPITSPIGTVLQYAFTADTTPLMEVRRLVDRDVTNRLLAVPGVSQVIAYGGDVRQYQVLVDPAKLKAFNVTLDEVTAATKAANVNAAGGFLINPDQEIIIRGLGRVESIEQLGNSAVTARNGTPVLLQDVASVQIGAALKRGDGSLNGEYAIVVMVNKQPQYDTPTVTKAIEKAIAEVKLALPPDVKVTETFRQESFIAAAIENVTSSLRDGTIIVAVILLLFLMNWRTAVITLSAIPLSVLIGMLILNLFGQGINTMTLGGLAVAIGSVVDDSIVDMENCYRGLRKNQAVSNPVHPFKVVYDTSVAVRVSVIFSTVIIAVVFAPIFMLTGVEGRIFAPMGVAYLVSIFASTFVAMTLSPALCAILLANRQLPSDDTWVNALSQRLYQPLLNFSLRFPTIILTIAGASLVASLIILPSLGRVFLPEFQEPSLVNAVLLYPGSSLSATNQVGFVMQEALKGDKRFSTVQLRAGRAPGDADAGGVNLGHLDVELTKEGLQDRKGSIEKLRAEFAKIPGVAPSIGGFISHRMDEVLSGVRSAIAIKIFGSDLGELRHIGSEVQAAVKDIPGLVDLQLEPQVPIKQVQIKFSRAAAARYGLTIGQLAEMTETALNGRVVSQVLEGQQLFDLVVWLQPEARNNLEIIRNLLVDTPTGQKIPLAQVASVDYGTGPNTINRENVSRLIVVSANVSGRDLGSVVDEIQAKVQQSIQLPTGYFIQYGGQFESEQRATQNLLVFGSLAIVIIAVLMYFAVKSVAAMLMIMINLPLALVGGIFSIALGGGIISVASLVGFITLFGVATRNGLLLVDNYNQKLAQGLPLKTVIFAGSMERLVAILMTALTSALGMIPLIIGIGAGKEILQPLAIVVLGGLFTSTALTLLVLPALYAQFGKFLLPKKALSDVQPGKEIAAIFE from the coding sequence ATGTTAAATAGCATCCTTAAGTGGTCGATTGTTCAACGGTGGTTGGTGGTGTTGGGGGCGGTTGTAGTTACGTTTTTGGGTGTGTACAATCTGACTCAGATGCCGTTGGATGTTTTTCCTGATTTTGCACCGCCACAAGTTGAGATTCAAACTGAAGCCCCAGGACTCGCTCCAGAAGAGGTAGAATCTCTGGTGACTTTACCCATTGAAAGTTCTGTGAATGGTACGCCGGGGGTGGAAACGGTACGTTCTTCCTCGGCGGTGGGAATTTCGGTGGTGAAGGTGATTTTTAAGTGGGGAACGAATGTTTATCAGGCTCGTCAGTTGGTGACGGAAAGATTGCAACAGGTGCAGGAGAAGTTACCTTCAGGTATAGAAAATCCCCAAATTTCGCCGATTACTTCCCCGATAGGGACTGTGTTGCAGTATGCTTTCACTGCTGACACTACGCCACTGATGGAAGTGCGGCGTTTGGTTGACAGGGATGTGACGAATCGACTGTTGGCTGTACCTGGGGTTTCGCAAGTAATTGCTTATGGTGGTGATGTTCGTCAATATCAGGTTTTAGTTGACCCGGCGAAGTTGAAAGCATTTAATGTCACTTTGGATGAGGTGACAGCAGCTACAAAAGCCGCTAATGTGAATGCTGCTGGTGGTTTTTTAATTAATCCTGACCAAGAAATTATCATTCGGGGACTGGGACGGGTTGAATCTATTGAACAGTTGGGTAACTCTGCTGTGACAGCCCGTAATGGTACGCCTGTGTTACTCCAAGATGTCGCATCTGTGCAGATTGGCGCGGCTTTAAAACGTGGTGATGGTAGTCTTAATGGTGAGTATGCGATTGTGGTGATGGTGAATAAACAGCCGCAGTATGATACACCGACTGTAACTAAAGCAATTGAAAAGGCGATCGCAGAGGTAAAATTAGCATTACCCCCAGATGTGAAAGTTACAGAAACTTTTCGCCAGGAAAGTTTTATTGCCGCAGCTATTGAAAATGTTACCAGTTCTCTCCGTGATGGTACTATTATTGTCGCTGTTATCTTGCTGCTGTTTTTGATGAACTGGCGCACGGCTGTAATTACTCTGAGTGCCATTCCCCTATCAGTTTTAATTGGGATGCTGATTCTCAATTTATTTGGTCAGGGAATTAACACTATGACCTTGGGTGGTTTGGCTGTGGCTATTGGTTCGGTAGTGGATGACTCAATTGTTGATATGGAAAACTGCTACCGGGGTTTACGTAAAAATCAAGCTGTAAGCAATCCTGTGCATCCTTTTAAGGTGGTTTACGATACCTCAGTTGCAGTCAGAGTCAGCGTCATTTTTTCTACAGTCATTATTGCCGTAGTCTTTGCCCCTATTTTCATGCTTACGGGTGTAGAAGGGCGCATATTTGCCCCGATGGGTGTGGCTTATTTGGTATCAATTTTTGCGTCTACCTTTGTAGCCATGACGCTTTCGCCTGCATTGTGCGCGATTTTATTAGCTAATCGCCAGTTACCTTCAGATGATACTTGGGTAAATGCTTTATCACAGCGACTTTATCAACCGTTACTAAATTTTTCTCTCCGCTTCCCGACGATTATCTTGACAATAGCTGGGGCTAGTTTAGTTGCATCTTTAATAATTTTACCAAGCTTGGGTAGGGTATTTCTGCCGGAGTTCCAAGAACCATCTTTAGTTAATGCTGTGCTGCTGTATCCTGGAAGTTCTCTGTCAGCCACGAATCAAGTCGGGTTCGTTATGCAAGAGGCTTTGAAAGGTGACAAGCGATTTAGCACAGTCCAATTACGAGCCGGACGCGCTCCTGGTGATGCTGATGCTGGTGGTGTGAATTTGGGACATTTAGATGTGGAATTGACTAAGGAGGGCTTACAAGATAGGAAAGGAAGCATTGAGAAGCTAAGGGCTGAATTTGCCAAAATACCAGGAGTTGCCCCTAGTATTGGCGGCTTTATTTCTCACCGCATGGATGAGGTATTATCAGGAGTGAGAAGTGCGATCGCTATCAAAATTTTTGGCTCAGATTTAGGCGAACTGCGTCACATTGGTTCTGAGGTGCAAGCGGCTGTCAAAGATATACCGGGACTGGTAGATTTACAACTTGAACCCCAAGTCCCCATTAAGCAGGTACAAATTAAATTTTCCAGAGCAGCCGCAGCTCGCTATGGTTTAACAATAGGTCAACTAGCAGAAATGACCGAAACTGCTTTGAATGGGCGGGTTGTTTCCCAAGTTTTGGAAGGACAACAATTATTTGATTTAGTTGTGTGGTTACAACCAGAAGCACGGAATAATTTAGAAATTATCCGCAACTTATTAGTAGATACCCCCACAGGGCAAAAAATCCCCCTAGCTCAAGTCGCCAGCGTTGACTATGGAACAGGCCCCAACACGATTAATCGGGAAAATGTCTCACGTTTAATTGTAGTTTCTGCTAATGTTTCCGGTCGAGATTTAGGTTCTGTCGTTGATGAAATTCAAGCTAAAGTACAGCAATCAATTCAGTTACCTACAGGTTATTTCATTCAATACGGCGGACAATTTGAATCAGAACAACGCGCTACCCAAAACTTACTGGTATTTGGAAGTTTAGCAATTGTAATTATTGCTGTCTTGATGTACTTTGCAGTTAAATCTGTTGCTGCGATGCTAATGATTATGATTAACCTACCTCTAGCATTGGTAGGGGGTATATTTTCCATTGCTTTAGGTGGCGGAATTATCTCTGTGGCTTCCTTAGTCGGGTTCATCACTCTATTTGGAGTAGCCACACGCAACGGACTTTTATTAGTAGATAATTACAATCAGAAATTAGCCCAGGGTTTGCCTTTAAAGACAGTAATTTTTGCAGGTTCAATGGAACGCTTAGTAGCAATTTTAATGACAGCTTTAACTTCAGCTTTGGGCATGATACCTTTGATAATTGGTATAGGTGCAGGTAAGGAAATTCTCCAGCCTCTAGCTATAGTGGTGCTGGGAGGTTTGTTTACTTCTACAGCGTTAACATTACTAGTTTTACCTGCTTTATATGCTCAGTTCGGTAAATTTTTGCTGCCTAAAAAAGCCCTTTCAGATGTCCAGCCTGGCAAGGAAATTGCAGCTATTTTTGAGTAA
- the rppB gene encoding two-component system sensor histidine kinase RppB, with the protein MNQNKLFQQTRLRLALWYALVMAVILSLCGIGVYKAVSHAHWMTLDQEIESVAGTLHDSIELKLQQPGQLEPVIKTLLPNICVVGTRCISEPVNSERHTLSAIHQDHYYVRFFDNYGNLFATAGTYPKGLSPEFNRELWQTLKDNKGKVYHQISLTLHTQNNRDWGYIQVGRSIEDFNSYLDAVKLTLVLGSPIVISLVGLASWWLARLAMQPIYKSYRQIQQFTADAAHELRTPLAATQATVESALLMSQLDELEARETLQTLHRQNQRLTNLVTDLLLLSRLDSQPVPMRREICCLDDIINDLIEEFAALAIATNITLKSLILISTPVNIIANQDQLYRSISNLIINAIQYTSSGGKVIVALDRSDSYVVIQIQDTGIGIPQSELSHIFDRFYRVHSDRSRSTGGSGLGLAIAQAIVLAHHGSIDVQSELGQGSIFTLKLPCKN; encoded by the coding sequence ATGAATCAAAATAAATTATTTCAGCAAACCCGCTTACGTTTGGCGTTGTGGTACGCGCTGGTGATGGCTGTGATTTTAAGTCTGTGTGGAATTGGTGTTTACAAAGCTGTGTCTCATGCTCATTGGATGACCTTAGACCAAGAAATAGAATCAGTAGCGGGAACATTGCATGATAGTATTGAATTGAAATTACAACAACCTGGTCAATTAGAACCAGTTATAAAAACACTGTTACCAAATATTTGTGTAGTAGGAACAAGGTGTATTTCTGAGCCAGTAAATTCTGAACGTCATACCCTCAGTGCTATTCATCAAGACCATTATTATGTACGTTTTTTTGATAATTATGGCAACTTATTTGCTACAGCCGGGACTTATCCAAAAGGGCTATCACCAGAATTTAATCGAGAATTATGGCAAACTCTCAAAGATAATAAAGGTAAGGTCTATCACCAAATTTCTTTAACTTTACATACCCAAAATAATCGTGATTGGGGTTATATTCAAGTCGGGCGGAGTATTGAAGATTTTAATAGTTACTTAGATGCAGTTAAACTGACATTAGTATTAGGTTCGCCAATTGTGATTAGTTTAGTTGGTCTTGCTAGTTGGTGGTTGGCTAGATTAGCAATGCAACCAATTTATAAATCTTACAGACAAATTCAACAATTTACAGCCGATGCAGCCCACGAATTACGCACACCTTTAGCGGCTACTCAAGCAACTGTAGAATCAGCACTTTTGATGTCACAATTGGATGAATTAGAGGCGCGGGAAACTTTACAAACTCTACACCGTCAAAATCAGCGTTTGACTAATCTTGTAACTGATTTATTATTACTATCTCGGTTAGATAGTCAACCTGTGCCAATGCGGCGTGAGATTTGTTGTTTAGATGATATTATTAATGACTTAATAGAAGAGTTTGCAGCATTAGCGATCGCCACAAATATCACCCTCAAATCGCTGATTCTGATATCCACACCTGTAAATATTATCGCTAATCAAGACCAGCTTTATCGTTCGATTTCTAATTTAATTATCAATGCTATTCAGTACACATCATCGGGTGGTAAAGTAATAGTTGCTTTAGACCGTAGTGATAGTTATGTTGTGATTCAAATTCAGGATACAGGTATTGGTATTCCTCAATCAGAATTATCACACATTTTTGATCGCTTTTATCGAGTTCATAGCGATCGCTCTCGTAGCACTGGCGGTTCTGGATTAGGATTAGCGATCGCTCAAGCAATTGTCCTAGCACACCACGGTAGTATAGATGTGCAGAGTGAATTAGGTCAAGGCAGTATTTTTACCCTTAAGCTACCCTGTAAAAATTAA
- the rppA gene encoding two-component system response regulator RppA: MRVLLVEDEPDLGTAIKRTLTQQKYLVDWVMDGNEAWAYLESSWTQYTLAIFDWMIPGISGLELCKKLRYRHNPLPVLMLTAKDSMEDKVMGLDAGADDYLVKPFGMAELLARLRALQRRSPQFQPQELTVGNLTLDYGNNKVISRDMAGNKQEIILTNKEFQLLEYFIKHPNKILNSEQIRYQLWEVNAEPVSNVVAAQVRLLRRKLANSGCENMIETLHGLGYRFNFTDESK; encoded by the coding sequence ATGAGAGTGCTACTTGTTGAGGATGAACCAGATTTGGGTACGGCTATTAAGCGAACTCTTACCCAACAGAAATATTTGGTTGATTGGGTGATGGATGGTAATGAGGCGTGGGCATATTTAGAAAGTAGTTGGACACAATATACTTTAGCTATTTTTGATTGGATGATTCCAGGTATTTCTGGTTTGGAATTATGCAAAAAATTACGTTATCGGCATAATCCTTTACCTGTGTTAATGCTGACAGCTAAAGATAGCATGGAAGATAAAGTTATGGGGTTAGATGCAGGGGCTGATGATTATTTAGTCAAACCCTTTGGTATGGCGGAACTGTTAGCGAGATTGAGGGCTTTGCAGAGGCGATCGCCTCAATTCCAACCCCAAGAATTAACGGTGGGAAATCTCACTTTAGATTATGGAAATAATAAAGTAATTAGTAGAGATATGGCGGGGAATAAGCAGGAAATCATCTTAACTAATAAAGAATTTCAACTACTAGAATATTTTATCAAGCACCCCAATAAAATATTAAATTCTGAACAAATTCGCTATCAACTTTGGGAGGTAAATGCAGAACCAGTGAGTAATGTAGTTGCAGCACAAGTTAGGTTACTACGTCGCAAGTTGGCTAATAGTGGCTGTGAAAATATGATTGAAACATTACATGGTCTGGGATATAGATTTAATTTCACCGATGAATCAAAATAA
- a CDS encoding DUF411 domain-containing protein, which translates to MYKIIAILISPLLRNLLLFILATVIIFDSNSTSALAASIWDNKTTSDLQMREVTVYRSPACTCCGSWIKHIQKQGFKIQADIKTDEMEAIKQKYNLPPNLASCHTAIIDGYVMEGHIPADDIKLFLQQQPQLAGLAVPGMVIGTPGMESGNKKEPFTVMAFNQKGEVQVFNNY; encoded by the coding sequence ATGTACAAAATTATCGCTATTTTAATTAGTCCATTACTGCGTAATTTGCTACTTTTTATACTCGCTACTGTAATTATTTTTGATAGTAATTCTACATCTGCACTTGCTGCTAGTATCTGGGACAATAAAACCACATCAGATTTACAAATGCGGGAGGTTACTGTTTATCGCAGTCCGGCTTGTACCTGCTGCGGAAGTTGGATAAAACACATCCAAAAGCAAGGTTTTAAAATCCAAGCAGATATCAAAACTGATGAGATGGAGGCTATTAAACAAAAGTATAATTTACCTCCAAATTTAGCATCTTGTCATACAGCAATTATTGACGGTTATGTGATGGAAGGACATATTCCCGCCGATGACATCAAGCTTTTTCTGCAACAACAGCCCCAACTTGCAGGTTTAGCTGTACCAGGAATGGTGATAGGAACGCCTGGAATGGAATCGGGTAATAAAAAAGAGCCATTTACAGTTATGGCATTCAATCAAAAAGGAGAAGTCCAAGTGTTTAACAATTATTAA
- a CDS encoding efflux RND transporter periplasmic adaptor subunit, with amino-acid sequence MLNSLFLIMRSASGILASLLLLASPAAVLAHAGHGNEFQGGNEASANSSVQVDTETAQRLGIKVAPVKLQQLAISIKATGKIETLPSKQAEVTTPIPGAKVVELLVEPGTIVKQGQPVAVVTSPDLASLRVESQEKLAQGEADLQQALADLKLAQQNYYRYQQIAAAEITEAESQVAFAQEKYNKDKDLAEAGALPQRNALESQTQLAQAKAQLTKANSHREVIAAENQLKRAQANVTVAKSRISLSSANYGTRLQQLGIRSNNKGLVTITAPISGKVADREVTIGQTFNDAGGKLMTIVNDSRVFATANIYEKDLDKVRQGQRVNVKVAALPDRTFTGRITIIDSAVTGETRVVPVKAEINNPGGVLKPGMFAELEVLTNQTSSAVLAIPSTAVVDVNGKEQVYIQNGNAYQGVDVTLGRTSGDMVEVKTGLFAGDLVVIQRAPQLYAQSLLGGNKSNAAEHEHGEATTAVVSQLPVPLWLLGVGGGMLLTTGAFFGGAVWSRRRISAVSLSLDLSHAETQRRGELE; translated from the coding sequence ATGTTAAACTCTCTGTTTTTAATCATGCGTAGTGCCTCTGGTATACTAGCCAGCTTACTATTATTAGCAAGTCCCGCAGCAGTTCTAGCCCATGCTGGACACGGAAATGAATTTCAGGGAGGAAATGAAGCATCGGCTAATAGTTCGGTTCAGGTAGATACAGAAACGGCTCAAAGGTTAGGAATAAAAGTTGCACCAGTCAAATTACAGCAACTAGCTATCAGCATTAAAGCCACAGGTAAAATAGAAACCCTACCTAGTAAACAAGCGGAAGTTACTACACCCATTCCAGGGGCAAAGGTAGTTGAATTGTTAGTAGAACCAGGTACTATAGTTAAGCAAGGTCAACCCGTTGCTGTCGTCACCAGTCCAGATTTAGCATCACTGCGCGTAGAGTCACAAGAGAAACTGGCTCAAGGTGAAGCAGATTTACAACAAGCTTTAGCAGATTTAAAATTAGCGCAACAAAATTATTATCGCTATCAACAAATTGCGGCTGCTGAAATTACTGAAGCTGAAAGTCAAGTAGCATTTGCTCAAGAAAAATATAACAAAGACAAAGATTTAGCTGAGGCTGGTGCTTTACCCCAACGTAATGCTTTAGAATCTCAAACTCAGCTAGCCCAGGCGAAAGCGCAGCTTACTAAAGCTAATAGTCACCGGGAAGTCATCGCCGCAGAAAATCAACTCAAACGCGCCCAGGCTAATGTTACAGTTGCCAAATCCCGAATTAGTCTCAGCAGTGCAAACTATGGAACTCGCTTGCAACAATTAGGCATCCGTAGTAATAACAAAGGACTTGTGACAATAACAGCACCAATTTCTGGGAAGGTTGCGGATAGAGAAGTTACTATCGGTCAAACCTTCAATGATGCAGGTGGCAAATTAATGACGATTGTTAATGATAGTCGGGTGTTTGCTACAGCTAATATTTACGAAAAAGATTTAGATAAAGTTCGTCAAGGTCAACGGGTTAATGTCAAAGTGGCGGCTTTACCTGACCGCACATTTACAGGACGCATTACTATTATTGATTCGGCGGTGACAGGGGAGACGCGGGTTGTCCCAGTGAAAGCGGAAATTAATAATCCTGGTGGTGTACTTAAACCTGGGATGTTTGCTGAGTTGGAAGTCCTCACAAATCAAACTTCATCAGCAGTGTTAGCTATTCCCTCTACAGCCGTTGTTGATGTCAATGGTAAGGAACAGGTTTATATCCAAAATGGTAATGCTTATCAAGGAGTTGATGTTACTTTGGGTCGAACCTCTGGGGATATGGTTGAGGTGAAGACGGGTTTATTTGCAGGGGATTTAGTAGTGATTCAGCGTGCGCCGCAACTATACGCGCAGTCTTTGCTGGGGGGAAATAAATCTAATGCAGCCGAACATGAACATGGGGAAGCTACTACAGCAGTAGTGTCTCAGTTACCTGTACCACTGTGGTTATTGGGGGTTGGTGGAGGGATGTTATTAACTACAGGAGCATTTTTTGGAGGTGCTGTTTGGTCTCGGCGGCGGATATCGGCGGTGAGTTTGAGTCTGGATTTATCTCACGCAGAGACGCAGAGGCGCGGAGAGTTGGAGTAA
- a CDS encoding RuBisCO accumulation factor 1 translates to MTDLPPNAPNPKNPADDSSQELLRKLRQKQGNWVEWGLAIATLQKSGYNPQEIFEATGFEPVQQNQVVVGSQVYSSMEKAGASEATRAHYMTRGSDVLYELRLLTHEQRAVAAELTFQHKLDLDEAREIAKAIKDFARFRALPQGFSDHPGDAVAYQAWKLARQNSDLQERSRLIGKGLRFAHTQTARKQIEQLLVDFTVVSQRPAPIPPFYRFDSEDELPRIVPVVGELPLTPQDLQAVPLVTEIEPFRLVKFAGEQAWVALPGWQVLLSAEDPVVILATSDRFPNATLAQPSSVLVVVDRNQREWNDLSYFVVDNGGELDFQWFETEPEFAILGKVIIIVRPRQILDEEVTKDSWQIDE, encoded by the coding sequence ATGACTGACTTACCACCCAACGCTCCCAACCCTAAAAATCCTGCTGATGATTCATCTCAAGAGTTACTGCGAAAACTGAGACAAAAACAAGGTAATTGGGTGGAATGGGGATTAGCGATCGCCACTCTACAAAAATCTGGTTACAATCCCCAAGAGATTTTTGAAGCCACAGGATTTGAGCCAGTTCAGCAAAATCAGGTAGTGGTTGGCTCGCAAGTGTATAGTTCTATGGAAAAAGCTGGCGCATCAGAGGCGACGCGCGCGCACTATATGACTCGTGGTAGTGATGTTTTATATGAACTGCGGTTACTCACCCACGAACAACGGGCGGTAGCGGCTGAATTGACTTTTCAGCATAAACTTGATTTAGATGAAGCGCGGGAAATAGCCAAAGCCATTAAAGATTTCGCTCGCTTTCGCGCTTTACCACAAGGGTTTTCTGACCATCCAGGAGATGCTGTAGCTTATCAAGCTTGGAAATTAGCACGGCAAAATTCAGATTTGCAAGAGCGATCGCGTTTAATTGGTAAAGGGTTACGCTTTGCTCACACCCAAACAGCCAGAAAACAAATCGAACAGCTATTAGTTGATTTTACTGTTGTTTCCCAGCGTCCCGCCCCCATTCCTCCCTTTTATCGCTTCGATTCTGAGGATGAATTACCCCGCATTGTACCTGTCGTAGGTGAGTTACCTTTAACACCACAAGACCTGCAAGCAGTTCCCCTGGTGACAGAAATTGAACCATTCCGCCTAGTGAAGTTTGCTGGTGAACAAGCTTGGGTAGCATTACCTGGTTGGCAAGTGCTGTTGAGTGCAGAAGACCCAGTAGTAATTTTAGCAACTAGCGATCGCTTTCCTAACGCAACTCTAGCCCAGCCTAGTTCTGTTTTAGTAGTTGTAGATCGCAATCAACGAGAATGGAATGATTTGAGTTACTTTGTTGTCGATAATGGTGGTGAGCTAGATTTCCAGTGGTTTGAAACAGAACCAGAATTTGCCATCCTCGGCAAAGTTATCATCATCGTCCGCCCACGGCAAATCCTAGATGAAGAAGTAACTAAAGATTCCTGGCAAATTGACGAATAA
- a CDS encoding amidase, producing MNETDLAFTPALELAKLIRRREVSPLELVEIYLSRIQQLNPQLGSYFTVAADLAIADATAKTELVTTTTELPPFFGVPISIKDLNAVAGVPCTYGSPALLNNIPEFDDGVVIRIKQAGFIILGKTATSELGSFPYTEPTGFAPARNPWNLEYTPGGSSGGAAAAVAAGLCAIAQGSDGGGSIRGPAACCGLVGIKPARGRVSKAPVGDRLAGIAANGPLARTVADAAAMLDTMSGYVTGDPYWLPDPEPSFLTAAQTHPGSLRIAFATGILPFGEADANCQRAVLQTVKLLEQLGHQVEQKFPDFSALVEPFKAVWQSGIAGAGLPSEVLQPVNRLLLARTGTVGEYIQAVYAMQMVARQIVSLFDTIDVFLLPVYLHSPIRVGEWTALSPEDTFEKIVNWVAPCPAANATGQPAIALPVGFDSNGVPMSVQLVGKPAAEATIISLAAQLEAANPWIQHRPVVAIH from the coding sequence ATGAATGAAACGGATTTAGCCTTTACCCCAGCACTAGAGTTAGCAAAATTAATCCGACGGCGGGAAGTATCACCGTTAGAGTTGGTAGAAATATATCTAAGCCGGATTCAGCAGTTGAATCCCCAGTTGGGCAGTTATTTTACAGTGGCGGCAGATTTAGCGATCGCCGATGCTACAGCTAAGACAGAATTAGTCACGACAACCACAGAACTCCCACCATTTTTTGGTGTACCAATTTCCATTAAAGACCTCAACGCCGTGGCGGGTGTACCTTGTACCTATGGGAGTCCAGCATTACTGAATAACATTCCCGAATTTGATGATGGGGTTGTCATACGCATTAAACAAGCTGGCTTTATTATTCTCGGTAAAACAGCCACTTCAGAATTAGGTTCGTTTCCTTATACCGAACCTACAGGATTTGCCCCCGCCAGAAACCCGTGGAATTTAGAATATACTCCCGGCGGTTCTAGTGGTGGAGCAGCCGCCGCAGTCGCAGCCGGACTATGTGCGATCGCTCAAGGTTCTGACGGTGGTGGTTCAATTCGGGGGCCTGCGGCTTGTTGTGGTTTAGTGGGGATTAAACCAGCACGGGGTAGAGTCAGTAAAGCACCAGTAGGCGATCGCCTAGCGGGAATTGCTGCCAATGGGCCTCTCGCCCGGACTGTGGCGGATGCGGCGGCTATGTTAGATACTATGTCTGGTTATGTCACTGGTGATCCTTACTGGCTACCCGATCCAGAACCATCATTTTTGACGGCTGCCCAAACTCATCCAGGGAGTTTGCGAATTGCCTTTGCTACTGGTATTCTTCCCTTTGGTGAAGCCGATGCTAATTGTCAACGGGCGGTTTTGCAGACAGTAAAATTATTAGAACAACTCGGTCATCAAGTTGAGCAAAAATTTCCCGATTTCAGTGCCTTAGTTGAACCGTTTAAAGCCGTCTGGCAATCGGGAATTGCTGGTGCAGGATTACCGTCCGAGGTATTGCAACCTGTCAACCGTTTGCTATTGGCACGAACGGGGACTGTTGGTGAATATATCCAAGCAGTTTATGCTATGCAGATGGTAGCGCGGCAAATTGTGTCCTTGTTTGACACTATAGATGTATTCCTATTGCCTGTTTATTTGCACTCTCCCATCCGGGTAGGGGAATGGACAGCTTTGAGTCCTGAAGATACATTTGAAAAAATTGTCAATTGGGTTGCCCCTTGTCCAGCAGCCAATGCTACCGGACAACCAGCGATCGCTTTACCTGTAGGGTTTGATAGTAATGGTGTACCTATGAGTGTGCAGCTTGTCGGCAAACCGGCGGCCGAAGCTACCATCATTAGCCTCGCTGCCCAACTAGAAGCCGCTAATCCTTGGATTCAGCACCGTCCAGTTGTGGCTATACATTAA